A single region of the Acuticoccus sediminis genome encodes:
- a CDS encoding IclR family transcriptional regulator: MNDGTPRQDEEAAARKEDADFHPVPAVGNSVRLMRALAAGREPMTLTEVARSADVPMATALKILRTLAMEGLVLHRAAEKTYQLGAGIVQLARAVPALDADAVLRERMTGIATRFDCLTALWQITRTRVILRERALADRPLRLDMQVTQRMPVYLGAVGRAVAAARAVPRASLEAKFDELRWEVPIPFERYWAEVAEAGRRGYAVDAGHLYKGVHAVASVAAEAPGEPVAAISAIALSGTMDADRLAELGTALREACRAAEQGANGTGH; encoded by the coding sequence ATGAACGATGGCACCCCCCGGCAAGACGAAGAGGCCGCCGCACGGAAGGAGGATGCCGACTTCCACCCCGTCCCGGCGGTGGGCAACAGCGTGCGGCTGATGCGTGCGCTGGCGGCCGGACGCGAACCGATGACCCTGACCGAGGTCGCCCGCAGCGCCGACGTGCCGATGGCCACGGCGCTGAAGATCCTGCGCACCCTCGCCATGGAGGGGCTGGTGCTGCACCGGGCGGCGGAGAAGACCTACCAGCTCGGCGCCGGAATCGTGCAGCTGGCGCGCGCCGTCCCCGCGCTCGACGCCGACGCGGTGCTGCGCGAGCGGATGACGGGCATCGCGACGCGGTTCGACTGCCTGACCGCGCTGTGGCAGATCACCCGCACCCGCGTGATCCTGCGCGAGCGCGCGCTGGCGGACCGCCCGCTGCGGCTCGACATGCAGGTCACCCAGCGCATGCCGGTCTATCTCGGCGCGGTGGGGCGCGCGGTCGCGGCGGCGCGCGCGGTCCCGCGGGCGAGCCTCGAGGCGAAGTTCGACGAGCTGCGCTGGGAGGTTCCGATCCCCTTCGAGCGCTACTGGGCCGAGGTGGCCGAGGCCGGACGGCGCGGCTACGCGGTCGATGCCGGGCACCTCTACAAGGGCGTCCACGCGGTGGCGAGCGTCGCGGCGGAGGCGCCCGGCGAGCCCGTGGCGGCAATTTCCGCCATCGCCCTCTCGGGCACGATGGATGCGGACAGGCTGGCCGAACTCGGCACCGCGCTGCGCGAGGCCTGCCGTGCCGCCGAACAGGGTGCGAACGGCACCGGCCACTGA
- a CDS encoding iron-containing alcohol dehydrogenase, with the protein MDTLCRLYFLTDTVLGFGALRELSPAMRAAGISRPFLVADRGIAAAGLTDRIVEAMDTPPVATFLDTPANPTKAACEAAARAYVENEADGVVAVGGGSPIDLAKAVLVLATHDGAFESYDAVAGGTALIDGTRLPPLIAVPTTAGTGSEVGQSAVISVPGERKYILRHPGLKPRTAISDPDLTLSLPRAMTVGSGMDAMTHCIEGFLSPRPNPPAEAVALDGLRRIWNHLERAAADGDDREARWHLLMGSAEGGMAMTNGLGAVHAMSHAAGGAARPQSSPRHPQRGLPAQRPAVQHRREQCRPDPARRGDRVPRRRSLHRRHRGAQPAARHPCRHRRDGRHSGPRAVAGTGGKGGLHGRHQRPPDQRR; encoded by the coding sequence GTGGACACGCTTTGCCGACTGTATTTCCTGACCGATACGGTCCTCGGGTTCGGCGCCCTGCGGGAGCTGTCGCCTGCGATGCGGGCCGCCGGGATCTCCCGCCCCTTCCTGGTCGCCGACCGCGGTATCGCCGCCGCGGGACTCACGGATCGCATCGTCGAGGCGATGGACACCCCGCCCGTCGCGACGTTCCTCGACACCCCGGCCAACCCCACGAAGGCGGCCTGCGAGGCCGCCGCACGGGCGTACGTCGAGAACGAGGCGGACGGCGTCGTGGCGGTCGGCGGCGGTTCGCCGATCGACCTTGCCAAGGCGGTCCTCGTGCTCGCCACGCACGACGGAGCGTTCGAGAGCTACGACGCGGTCGCCGGCGGCACGGCGCTCATCGACGGGACGCGCCTGCCGCCGCTGATCGCGGTGCCGACGACGGCCGGGACCGGCAGCGAGGTCGGGCAGAGCGCGGTGATTTCGGTTCCGGGGGAGCGCAAGTACATCCTGCGCCATCCCGGTCTCAAGCCGCGCACGGCGATCTCGGACCCGGACCTGACGCTGTCGCTGCCGCGCGCGATGACGGTCGGCTCCGGCATGGACGCGATGACCCACTGCATCGAAGGCTTCCTCAGCCCGCGCCCGAACCCGCCTGCCGAGGCGGTGGCGCTCGACGGGCTCAGGCGCATCTGGAACCATCTGGAGCGCGCCGCCGCCGACGGCGACGACCGCGAGGCGCGCTGGCACCTCCTGATGGGCAGCGCCGAGGGCGGGATGGCGATGACCAACGGGCTCGGCGCCGTGCACGCGATGTCGCACGCGGCGGGGGGGGCTGCACGACCTCAATCTTCACCACGGCACCCTCAACGCGGTCTTCCTGCCCAGCGTCCTGCGGTTCAACATCGCCGCGAACAGTGTCGACCTGACCCCGCTCGCCGAGGCGACCGGGTGCCCCGACGCCGAAGCCTTCATCGCCGCCATCGAGGCGCGCAACCAGCGGCTCGGCATCCCTGCCGGCATCGCCGAGATGGGCGTCACTCGGGACCGCGTGCCGTCGCTGGCACGGGCGGCAAAGGCGGACTTCACGGACGCCACCAACGCCCGCCCGACCAGCGAAGGTGA
- a CDS encoding MaoC family dehydratase — MGAVTQRWTSDWTRIDDGRTRAYAELTDDFNPIHLDESFAAATPLGRTIAHGTVSLAHLMRHLRDRLGAARTEGGELDIRFRAPVFVGMRVRAVIEAPADAAGPLPVAVEREDGTLAISGTFAPGPHRT, encoded by the coding sequence ATGGGCGCAGTGACACAACGCTGGACGTCCGACTGGACCCGCATCGACGACGGCCGAACCCGCGCCTACGCCGAGTTGACCGATGACTTCAACCCGATCCACCTCGACGAGAGCTTCGCCGCCGCGACCCCGCTCGGGCGCACGATCGCACACGGCACGGTGTCGCTGGCGCACCTGATGCGGCACCTCCGCGACCGCCTCGGCGCCGCGCGGACTGAGGGGGGCGAGCTCGACATCCGTTTCCGCGCTCCGGTCTTCGTCGGCATGCGGGTACGTGCCGTGATCGAGGCGCCGGCGGACGCCGCCGGTCCCCTGCCGGTCGCGGTGGAGCGGGAGGACGGCACGCTCGCCATTTCGGGAACCTTCGCGCCCGGACCGCACCGCACGTAA
- a CDS encoding sulfatase-like hydrolase/transferase: MKDLVVIAADELFNVWNYKEQFGVPLHTPNLDRLGAMGTSFTNAQVTTPLCSPSRAAALTGQSAFATGQSIGAGSPRWSEEIDLTKTLPAVLNAAGYESYGFGKVFHEFQPSQAVRTLSFDHYYSPPEYAYRPPADGQYGVGVFEGPEARLGDVITTRAAADVLTSYDEAAPLSLMIGLSDPHGPMISPQSYRDFYPLDQIVAPEWTGDEVPPWMQEYSRTELWPTIRNDGWAERYIQGYLANVSEMDARLGTILDAIDASDRDPVIAFWCDHGFMLGNHDLDGKFAPYEQATSTPLIFVDPDAGPRGVRNDGVVSLLDLMPTVLDLVGVPVPDTVEGNSLAGVVHDPGVPTEGVALTAIMGTISMRTPAYRITRYEDNTYELFDCRRDPENQHNLVDVPRYGAVLEKLQHWLQAEAEQQGVTFFDHQKVVRFDTDWGQQYFFSANASNILAISDPGGYDRGHSNNALVRMPDWMEDFWFKPSSDPDANATTIIGNGLDNQIFSAGAGGADRGGDDTLKGAGGADYIVAGPGDDLIVGGNGVDTLNAGTGDDLLRGGADADVLIGAAGRDCASYWTAPAAVVADLRSPGTNTGDAAGDTYGGIEDIQGSRYDDRLAGDRIGNVLTGGPGRDLLEGRNGNDVLFGGKGPDVLVGGAGNDEMHGGRGADVFAFDPHFGHDVVSDYRPGLDRLDLRDLDFASARQAVAAFAAHGDDAVLQVGGDVLTLHGVDVRDLSPIDILV; the protein is encoded by the coding sequence ATGAAAGACTTGGTCGTTATCGCTGCTGATGAGCTGTTCAACGTCTGGAATTACAAGGAACAGTTCGGGGTCCCGCTGCACACGCCCAATCTGGATCGTCTCGGCGCGATGGGGACCTCGTTCACGAACGCGCAAGTGACGACCCCGCTCTGCAGCCCGTCCCGCGCCGCGGCGCTGACGGGACAGTCCGCGTTCGCCACCGGGCAGTCCATCGGTGCCGGCTCGCCGAGGTGGTCGGAGGAGATCGATCTGACGAAGACGCTCCCGGCGGTCCTCAACGCGGCGGGGTACGAGTCCTACGGCTTCGGCAAGGTCTTCCACGAGTTCCAGCCCAGTCAAGCGGTCAGAACCCTCTCGTTCGACCACTATTATTCGCCGCCCGAGTACGCATACCGGCCCCCGGCGGATGGCCAGTACGGTGTCGGAGTCTTCGAGGGGCCGGAGGCCCGGCTCGGCGACGTGATCACGACGCGGGCGGCGGCCGACGTGCTGACCAGCTATGACGAGGCGGCGCCGCTGAGCCTGATGATCGGACTCTCCGACCCGCACGGGCCGATGATATCGCCGCAGTCCTACAGGGACTTCTACCCGCTGGACCAGATCGTCGCGCCGGAATGGACGGGCGATGAGGTTCCACCGTGGATGCAGGAGTATTCCAGGACCGAATTGTGGCCAACCATCCGCAACGACGGTTGGGCGGAGCGCTATATCCAAGGATACCTGGCCAACGTGTCCGAGATGGACGCCCGGCTCGGAACCATCCTCGACGCGATCGACGCGTCGGATCGCGACCCGGTGATCGCCTTCTGGTGCGATCATGGTTTCATGCTGGGAAACCATGATCTGGACGGGAAGTTCGCGCCCTACGAACAGGCGACGAGCACCCCGCTGATCTTCGTCGATCCCGATGCGGGACCGCGAGGCGTCAGGAATGACGGGGTCGTGTCGCTGCTCGACCTGATGCCGACCGTGCTGGATCTCGTCGGCGTGCCGGTCCCCGACACCGTGGAGGGAAATTCGCTGGCCGGCGTCGTGCACGATCCCGGCGTGCCGACCGAGGGCGTTGCCCTGACGGCCATCATGGGCACGATCTCGATGAGGACCCCCGCGTATCGCATCACGCGCTACGAGGACAACACCTACGAGCTGTTCGACTGTCGCCGCGACCCGGAGAACCAGCACAACCTCGTCGACGTGCCGCGATACGGCGCCGTGCTGGAGAAGCTGCAGCACTGGCTGCAGGCCGAGGCGGAACAGCAGGGGGTCACGTTCTTCGACCACCAGAAGGTCGTCCGGTTCGACACCGACTGGGGGCAGCAGTACTTCTTCAGCGCGAACGCGAGCAACATCCTCGCGATTTCGGACCCCGGCGGCTACGACCGGGGCCACAGCAACAACGCGCTGGTCCGGATGCCGGACTGGATGGAGGACTTCTGGTTCAAGCCCTCGTCCGACCCGGACGCCAACGCGACGACGATCATCGGCAATGGACTGGACAACCAGATCTTCAGCGCCGGGGCGGGCGGCGCGGACAGGGGGGGCGACGACACCCTGAAAGGCGCCGGCGGAGCGGACTACATCGTGGCGGGCCCGGGAGACGACCTGATCGTCGGCGGCAACGGGGTCGACACGCTGAACGCTGGCACCGGGGACGACCTGCTGCGCGGCGGCGCGGACGCGGACGTGCTGATCGGCGCGGCCGGCCGTGACTGCGCGTCGTACTGGACGGCGCCGGCGGCGGTCGTCGCGGATCTCAGGTCGCCGGGCACGAACACCGGGGACGCGGCCGGCGACACGTATGGCGGCATCGAAGACATCCAGGGATCCCGTTACGACGACCGTCTCGCGGGGGACCGCATCGGCAACGTCCTCACCGGCGGGCCGGGGCGGGACCTGCTGGAAGGCCGCAATGGAAACGACGTCCTGTTCGGCGGCAAGGGGCCGGACGTCCTCGTCGGCGGAGCGGGTAACGACGAGATGCATGGCGGGCGCGGCGCGGACGTCTTCGCGTTCGATCCGCACTTCGGCCACGACGTGGTGAGCGACTACAGGCCCGGCCTCGACCGTCTCGACCTCCGCGACCTGGACTTCGCCAGCGCGCGGCAGGCCGTCGCCGCCTTCGCCGCGCACGGCGATGACGCCGTCCTGCAGGTCGGCGGCGACGTTCTGACCCTCCATGGCGTTGACGTTCGGGACCTTTCGCCGATCGACATTCTCGTCTAG
- a CDS encoding TauD/TfdA dioxygenase family protein, with protein MTINVRPSGGPLGAEIEGVDLRALDAATFEAVEAALHDHLVIVVRDQTLEPADLVAFARRFGRPEPHVIDQYHHAADPNILILSNRTNEQGEHIGLADGGTYFHTDYSYLATPARCTILYAIEIPDAEAGTTFADQRAAYEALPEEERERLAPLIARHHYGNRDDLDRASRTVASVLSDDQEARMAWERHPLVRRHPHTGKPALYAVSGSSFGIEGMDEAEGLDLLRRLASHSTGPAFTFQPQYRVGDVIVWDNASLLHCAPLMRSEDPRTLWRVTVKDASPTLPA; from the coding sequence ATGACGATCAACGTGCGTCCGTCGGGCGGTCCGCTCGGCGCCGAGATCGAGGGCGTGGACCTCAGGGCGCTCGACGCCGCGACCTTCGAGGCGGTCGAGGCTGCGCTCCATGACCACCTCGTCATCGTGGTCCGCGACCAGACCCTCGAGCCTGCCGATCTGGTGGCCTTCGCCCGCCGCTTCGGCCGGCCGGAACCCCACGTCATCGACCAGTATCACCACGCGGCCGACCCCAATATCCTGATCCTGTCGAACCGCACGAACGAGCAGGGGGAGCACATCGGCCTCGCCGACGGCGGCACCTACTTCCACACCGACTATTCGTACCTGGCGACCCCGGCGCGCTGCACCATCCTCTACGCCATCGAGATCCCGGACGCCGAGGCGGGCACCACCTTCGCCGACCAGCGCGCCGCCTACGAGGCGCTGCCGGAGGAGGAGCGCGAACGCCTCGCCCCGCTCATCGCGCGCCACCACTACGGCAATCGCGACGACCTCGACAGAGCCTCGCGCACCGTCGCCTCCGTCCTGTCCGACGACCAGGAGGCCAGGATGGCCTGGGAGCGCCACCCGCTGGTGCGGCGCCATCCGCACACCGGCAAGCCGGCGCTCTACGCGGTCTCCGGCTCGTCCTTCGGGATCGAGGGCATGGACGAGGCCGAAGGGCTCGACCTGTTGCGCCGCCTCGCCAGCCACTCCACCGGCCCCGCGTTCACGTTCCAGCCGCAGTACCGCGTCGGCGACGTCATCGTCTGGGACAACGCCTCGCTGCTCCACTGCGCACCGCTGATGAGGAGCGAGGATCCGCGTACGCTCTGGCGCGTCACGGTCAAGGACGCCAGCCCGACGCTCCCGGCCTGA
- a CDS encoding DMT family transporter, producing MTETAVAATPSGETNTLRGVAFMVAAAIIFAAQDGLSKALAEQHSALFVTMWRYWAFGAVCLVMLWRKGFRTGLASGQPRLQIVRGVLLALEICVAITAFALLGLAPTHAIFAFMPLLVVALSGPVLGEQVGWRRWTAVGIGMIGMMLIIRPGSRAVTPELGIAIVGMVMFAAYQLMTRRVARTDAAMTSFCYTGLFGALTMTLIGPWFWSWMTPWEVVMLIILCMTGMGGHYLLIKAFEAAEASAIQPFTYLQTVFASAIGVAIFGEVVSPWTILGGAIVVSAGLFAFWRERVRAKAARGL from the coding sequence ATGACTGAGACCGCCGTCGCCGCGACCCCTTCGGGTGAAACGAATACATTGCGCGGGGTCGCTTTCATGGTGGCCGCTGCGATCATTTTTGCCGCGCAGGACGGGCTTTCCAAGGCTCTGGCGGAGCAGCACTCGGCCCTCTTCGTGACCATGTGGCGCTACTGGGCGTTCGGCGCGGTGTGTCTGGTGATGCTCTGGCGGAAGGGTTTCCGGACCGGGCTCGCCTCGGGGCAGCCGCGCCTGCAGATCGTTCGCGGCGTCCTGCTGGCGCTCGAGATATGCGTCGCCATCACCGCCTTCGCGCTGCTCGGCCTTGCGCCCACGCACGCCATCTTCGCCTTCATGCCACTTCTCGTGGTGGCCCTTTCCGGACCCGTGCTCGGGGAGCAGGTGGGCTGGCGGCGGTGGACGGCGGTCGGAATCGGCATGATCGGGATGATGCTGATCATCCGGCCCGGCTCGCGGGCTGTGACGCCGGAGCTCGGCATCGCGATCGTCGGCATGGTCATGTTCGCCGCCTACCAGCTCATGACCCGCCGTGTCGCGCGGACCGACGCGGCGATGACCAGCTTTTGCTACACGGGCCTCTTCGGCGCGCTGACGATGACCCTGATCGGGCCGTGGTTCTGGTCCTGGATGACGCCGTGGGAGGTGGTGATGCTCATCATCCTCTGCATGACCGGCATGGGCGGCCACTATCTCCTCATCAAGGCGTTCGAGGCGGCGGAGGCCTCGGCGATCCAGCCCTTCACCTACCTCCAGACCGTCTTCGCCTCCGCGATCGGCGTCGCGATCTTCGGCGAGGTGGTGAGCCCCTGGACGATCCTCGGCGGCGCCATCGTGGTCAGCGCCGGCCTCTTCGCCTTCTGGCGCGAGCGCGTGCGGGCGAAGGCGGCGCGCGGCCTCTAG
- a CDS encoding c-type cytochrome, with product MAFPRKPVLAGLGFFGTLLVAFGAMTAISWWRGDGAGNGAAVALAPDDVAVVAEGAKIYAANCASCHGADLEGQPNWRERKADGKLPAPPHDRDGHTWHHPDVQLFHLVKNGLPKTVGDQPYLTDMPAYAGILTDAEIVAVLSYIKSRWPADIRRSHDELNDRLAGYNPN from the coding sequence ATGGCGTTTCCCCGCAAGCCGGTCCTCGCCGGGCTGGGCTTCTTCGGCACGCTCCTCGTTGCCTTCGGCGCGATGACGGCGATCTCCTGGTGGCGCGGCGACGGCGCCGGCAACGGCGCGGCGGTCGCCCTCGCGCCGGACGACGTCGCCGTCGTCGCGGAGGGGGCGAAGATCTACGCCGCCAACTGCGCGAGCTGCCACGGGGCCGACCTCGAAGGTCAGCCGAACTGGCGCGAGCGCAAGGCCGACGGCAAGCTCCCCGCCCCACCGCACGACCGGGACGGACACACCTGGCACCACCCGGACGTCCAGCTCTTCCACCTCGTGAAGAACGGTCTGCCGAAGACGGTCGGCGATCAGCCCTACCTGACCGACATGCCCGCCTACGCCGGCATCCTCACCGACGCCGAGATCGTCGCCGTCCTCAGCTACATCAAGAGCCGCTGGCCCGCCGACATCCGCCGCAGTCACGACGAACTCAACGACCGCCTCGCCGGCTACAACCCGAACTGA
- a CDS encoding multicopper oxidase family protein codes for MKHPGYAVSRRTILSGSGALLAGAALWPRPLQAASAPYELVAGTGRQRLAFDGAERLARTWCYNGTVPGPLLRYRVGDRLDVAFTNRLPEPTSVHWHGLRPPNAMDGAAPLTQPPVAPGETMAYTFDLNDAGTFWYHTHFRSFNQQDRGLYGVLVVDEAEPPAVDRDLVLVLDDWVVDAAGRVSQTFGAIHEWAHAGRLGNVVTMNNADDIRLPVRAGERLRLRLVNVANAQVFALAFSGHETVVIAEDGEPVPPRRQSDVEPLVLAPGQRVDVILDATAAPGSEHAINGLTLTGEISFGRVVYAGEAAPEGRSGGPVVPLAPNARPTLDLEGARRIPLAMEGGAMGRMRGAVLGGTMMNMRELVSNGRVWALNGVAGDMAEPLVTLKGGETVIVEMTNDTAFPHAMHLHGMHFREVEREGRTVTDAPWRDTVLMGAGERVVIAFAGEGPGRWMFHCHMIEHMAGGMMTFVEVEEA; via the coding sequence ATGAAACACCCTGGTTATGCCGTCAGCCGGCGGACCATCCTCAGCGGCTCGGGCGCGCTCCTCGCCGGCGCTGCCCTATGGCCGAGGCCGCTTCAGGCGGCGTCCGCGCCCTACGAGCTCGTCGCCGGCACCGGGCGCCAGCGCCTCGCCTTCGACGGCGCGGAGCGTCTCGCCCGCACGTGGTGCTACAACGGCACCGTGCCGGGCCCGCTGCTGCGCTACCGCGTCGGAGACCGTCTCGACGTCGCCTTCACCAACCGCCTGCCGGAGCCGACCTCCGTCCACTGGCACGGACTGCGGCCCCCCAACGCGATGGACGGTGCCGCGCCGCTGACGCAGCCCCCCGTCGCCCCCGGCGAGACGATGGCCTACACCTTCGACCTCAACGACGCCGGAACCTTCTGGTACCACACGCACTTCCGCAGCTTTAACCAGCAGGACCGCGGCCTCTACGGCGTCCTCGTGGTCGACGAGGCGGAGCCGCCGGCCGTCGACCGCGACCTCGTCCTGGTGCTCGACGACTGGGTCGTCGACGCCGCGGGCCGCGTCTCGCAGACGTTCGGCGCCATTCACGAGTGGGCCCATGCGGGGCGCCTCGGCAACGTCGTGACGATGAACAACGCGGACGACATCCGCCTGCCGGTGCGGGCGGGCGAGCGGCTCCGGCTGCGTCTCGTCAACGTCGCCAACGCGCAGGTCTTCGCCCTCGCCTTCTCCGGGCACGAGACGGTGGTGATCGCCGAGGACGGCGAACCGGTTCCCCCGCGCCGGCAAAGCGACGTCGAGCCGCTCGTGCTCGCCCCCGGCCAGCGCGTCGACGTGATCCTCGACGCGACGGCGGCCCCCGGCTCGGAGCACGCGATCAACGGGTTGACCCTGACCGGAGAGATCTCGTTCGGGCGCGTCGTCTACGCCGGCGAGGCCGCGCCGGAGGGACGCTCCGGGGGCCCCGTCGTCCCCCTCGCCCCGAATGCAAGGCCGACGCTCGACCTCGAGGGCGCCCGGCGCATTCCGCTCGCGATGGAGGGCGGCGCGATGGGCCGGATGCGCGGTGCCGTCCTGGGCGGGACGATGATGAACATGCGCGAGCTCGTGTCGAACGGCCGGGTCTGGGCGCTGAACGGCGTCGCCGGCGACATGGCGGAACCGCTCGTGACGCTCAAAGGCGGAGAGACCGTCATCGTGGAGATGACGAACGACACCGCCTTCCCGCACGCAATGCACCTGCACGGCATGCATTTCCGCGAGGTGGAGCGGGAGGGCCGGACCGTCACCGACGCACCCTGGCGCGACACGGTGCTGATGGGCGCGGGCGAGCGCGTCGTCATCGCCTTCGCCGGCGAGGGGCCCGGCCGCTGGATGTTCCACTGTCACATGATCGAGCACATGGCCGGCGGCATGATGACGTTCGTCGAAGTCGAGGAGGCCTGA
- a CDS encoding TRAP transporter substrate-binding protein, giving the protein MLRSRILLAASLCAASIVTGAQAETLRFGHYANTSDTPHKAALMFKWIVEDMTDKALEVEVYPAGELGNSANSLQGVRLGTIDITVTGNPYFTSFAPQVNVLDLPFLFESPEHAYRVLDGAVGDELMNSINAVGLQGLAFWEIGFRNLTNNKRPIHTPEDLKGLKLRTTPNPAHIEAFTILGANPAPMPFAELYSALQTGTVDGQENPTTHIYHSNFHEVQKYLSITEHAYTAAPLVMNASKFASLPEDQQEALRVAAKISAAYERELNRVLETSSLEAMTAAGVEIDMEPDVEAFRDLVAEKTRAMYSEKFGDDLLTKIDALAPSAQ; this is encoded by the coding sequence ATGCTGAGATCCAGAATCCTGCTGGCCGCTTCGCTGTGCGCGGCGTCCATCGTCACGGGCGCCCAGGCGGAGACGCTGCGCTTCGGTCACTACGCGAACACGAGCGACACGCCCCACAAGGCGGCCCTCATGTTCAAGTGGATCGTCGAGGACATGACCGACAAGGCCCTCGAGGTCGAGGTCTATCCCGCCGGCGAGCTCGGCAATTCGGCCAACTCGCTTCAGGGCGTCCGCCTCGGCACGATCGACATCACCGTCACCGGCAATCCCTATTTCACCTCCTTCGCGCCGCAGGTGAACGTCCTCGACCTGCCGTTCCTGTTCGAGTCGCCCGAGCACGCGTACCGCGTCCTCGACGGTGCGGTCGGCGACGAACTGATGAACTCCATCAACGCCGTCGGGCTGCAGGGCCTGGCGTTCTGGGAGATCGGCTTCCGCAACCTGACCAACAACAAGCGCCCGATCCACACGCCGGAGGACCTCAAGGGCCTGAAACTGCGGACGACGCCGAACCCGGCGCACATCGAGGCCTTCACGATCCTGGGCGCGAACCCGGCGCCGATGCCGTTCGCCGAGCTCTACAGCGCGCTGCAGACCGGTACCGTCGACGGGCAGGAGAACCCGACGACCCACATCTACCACTCCAACTTCCACGAGGTGCAGAAGTACCTCTCCATCACCGAGCACGCCTATACCGCCGCGCCGCTGGTCATGAACGCGAGCAAGTTCGCCTCGCTGCCGGAAGACCAGCAGGAGGCGCTGCGCGTCGCCGCGAAGATCTCCGCCGCCTACGAGCGCGAGCTGAACCGTGTACTCGAGACCTCGAGCCTCGAGGCGATGACGGCCGCCGGCGTCGAGATCGACATGGAGCCCGACGTCGAGGCGTTCCGCGACCTGGTCGCCGAGAAGACCCGGGCGATGTACTCGGAGAAGTTCGGCGACGACCTGCTGACCAAGATCGACGCTCTGGCCCCGTCTGCCCAGTAA
- a CDS encoding TRAP transporter small permease, translating to MIQRIETAATWIWRVAVAGLLLSITAITIAQVVARYGLNNSIVWAEELNRLLFIWLIVLGAAGADHMRIGLIADLPGLSRPLRVVAALGALGAITLLAWGAWKLSAMFSFDRYVTLDLSKWWYFAALTVGGAVWAVAGVWREVFHPGGGAPQ from the coding sequence GTGATCCAACGCATCGAGACGGCGGCGACGTGGATCTGGCGCGTCGCTGTCGCTGGCCTGCTGCTGTCCATCACGGCGATCACCATCGCCCAGGTGGTCGCGCGCTACGGCCTCAACAACTCCATCGTCTGGGCGGAGGAGCTGAACCGGCTCCTCTTCATCTGGCTCATCGTGCTCGGCGCGGCGGGCGCGGACCACATGCGGATCGGCCTCATCGCCGATCTGCCCGGCCTCAGCCGTCCGCTGCGCGTCGTCGCGGCGCTCGGCGCGCTCGGCGCCATCACGCTCCTCGCCTGGGGGGCGTGGAAGCTGTCGGCCATGTTCTCCTTCGACCGCTACGTGACCCTCGACCTCTCGAAATGGTGGTACTTCGCCGCGCTGACGGTGGGGGGCGCGGTCTGGGCGGTCGCCGGCGTGTGGCGCGAGGTCTTCCATCCCGGAGGCGGCGCGCCCCAATGA